The Juglans microcarpa x Juglans regia isolate MS1-56 chromosome 8D, Jm3101_v1.0, whole genome shotgun sequence genomic sequence TTAGTTGCAAAGGGATTTCATCAACAGCATGGTTTGGACTACCACGAGACCTTTAGGCCTGTGGTCAAGCCTTCCACAATCCGACTGATTCTGTCTATAGTAGTTACACGACAATAGTCCTTGAGACAACTTGACATTCAAAATACTTTTCTGCATGGTTCTTTAACTGATGAAGTCTATATGCAACAACCTCAGGGTTTTGTGGATTCTGCACACCCAACTTTCATCTGCAAATTACATAAAGCCATATACAGTCTCAAGCAAGCCCCGAGAGCATAGTTTGCTCAACTCTGCACTTGGTTACTTGACTATGGATTCAGCTCCTCCAAGATAGATCCCTCTCTTTTTATTCTCAATTACAATggtattcaaatttattttttggtctatgttgatgatatagtGCTTACCTCTTCACATTAATCTGCCATTGAGAAGCTTATTCATGATTTGATTCGTGCCTTCCCAGTTAAAGACCTCGGCACCCTCTCCTATTTTCTTGGGCTCGAGGTTGATCATATGCCTGCTGGTTTGCTACTATCACAAAggaaatacattaaaaatttgCTCATACGAAGCAAAATACTTCTTGCCAAACCCATTTCATCACCGATGGCAGCCTCTTTTAAGTTGTCAAAATTTGATCCCTCTGATTTTGAAGATGCTACTCTCTATCAAAGCATTGTTGGAGGACTTCAATACTTGTCTTTAACTCGGCCTGATATCTCTTTTGCAGTGaacaaaatttgtcaatttatgCATACTCCCAAAACCTCTCACTAGAGTGCAGTCAAACGAATCCTTAGGTATCTCACTGTTTTTCAAGACTCAATCCAGTTTTTAGCTTCATGCATACTATCTGATTAAGGGGGTTGCCCTGATGACCGTCGATCAACTAGAGGGTACTGCATCTACTTGGGTCATCACCTTATTTCTTGGAGCTCCAAAAATCAAAGCACTGTGGCTCGCTCATTAACTGAGGTAGAGTATAAATCTCTTGCACCTTCTGCAGCTAAAACCATCTGATTACGAACAATCCTTCGTGATCTAGGAATTTTTCTGCCTAAAGCTCCTACCTTGTGGTGTGACAACATAGGAGCTACTTACCTCTCAGTGAACCCAGTATATCATGCCAAGACCAAGCACATAGATATTGATTTCCATTTTGTTAGAGATAGGGTGGCTGCCAAGACATTTACAAGTCTCCTTTTGCAGTTCCAATGATCAAATAGTTGATGTGCTCACCAAACCAATTGTTTCAGAAAAGTTTCATTGTTTTTTATCGAGTCTCAATATGGTTGACACCCATTTGGACTCGAGTAGGCATATTATACTTAGTGACTCATCTACAGCACATTGTGACAAACAAATGGAATGCATACAGGGCAGCTCGGCAATAACAGAATGGCAAAGTCATGCACCACGCCACGTATAACAACAGACCAATatatcttctcattccttctaGAATAGAACTGTAGACAAGTTAGTTAGTAATTCTCTCAAATTGTACAAACAATAttccattttctattttctgtATAGCCTTTCTACCTTTCTACTTTACTGCTACTATCTATATAAATACCAACATCTTTCAATGAGAACGCAAGGAAGTTTTTCTCTGCATTATTTTTAGCTATGTTGATAAAAGGAACGTGGAGGCTGAGAGGTTTCAAGCATGGGAAACTTGAGAGGATCTTGAAGTTGTTGGGGGTGGTGCAACCGTCCATCTATGAAGTCTGCTATGATTGGTTTTGTATACTCAAGTGTGTGcgttgatttatatatatatatatatatatatatatatagatatagatatagaaAGCTGGGAACCttagagaagaggaggaagaaacgTGCCATGGCTTGGAATTTATACACAAACTGGCCTTGGGGTTTTCTCTTGGGTTTTTATTGTGCTTGTTTTACGGCTTAATCACTCAACAAATCTTAATGTTCCatcttaattttcaaaatgaggTCAACTTGTCCAATAAAATACTCATGGACTTTAAACAAATtcttgaattataaaataatagtaaaaccTATCACCAATTAAATATAGGGCCCACATGATGCTAAATGGGATTCCATTTGATTATTGAGCCCAATAATACTTGTATATTCTACCACAATAATTTATTGGCCTAGaggtattttcaaaatcaactgACTAGTCTAATTTGGGCTTCCTAATATattaatcaaaaattaaaaaaatataaaaatagaataataaattaaattttataatacatGGGGCTTGGCCTGAGCTTGGTGTTGGGTCTAGAAGTTACAACTATCACAAACTTCACTTTTCTTCTGTGTAATGCTGTAATTTACTATAATAgactttactttttctttttctttttttctttagtaatactagatacaattttaatgtgtagatttcaaatttactcacttttttttaaagagaatgcaTAGAGCTTGCATAACCTAATACTGCACGTATCATTTCTCATACTCTTTTGTTGGCAAGGGGCTGTAATGAAAACTTCTTACAAGATTTTGTGTTTGCTCCGATTTTGTTGGGTGAGTgtatccaaaacaaaaactgacaTTTTCTAGAAGTTGGGTagttattacaaattaattatgtaGTTCACAATCTagataaaatatcaatactaaCTATTCGTGAGAAAATTGTGatgaattattcaaaaaaataataataataaaccacGCACTCAACAAGCCCGGACCCATACAGACCCACTTCGATTCCCAAACAAAGAAACCCACAAATGGCAGCCATGAATTGTTAAAATTCTGCTAGTACCCCAAAGTGGAACGAAATGTCACAGGGAAGAATTGATGCGGCAGAATTAGTGTTTAGTTCAAATTATATTTCGTATTTAActattgatttatattttctaatttaataatgATTCGAAGAGGTCTAGTTAATTCACAATTTCTATTAGAATAAGGCAAATAATTGCCATCTTTTATTGGTAAAATTAACAAAGATGAAGCTATATAAAGGTGGCTATTAGATGTGGATGGATTATGATAGAGATTATGTATGAATGTCAAATGCTATATTTGGTCAATTTACATGAAGAAATAAGCCttaataacaattatatgaAACTCCATTTGGTTTTAAGTGTATTTAATGTAGTCGAGGTCATTAGAGGTTTAGGCATGATCTGttttatttcttgaaaataGTGTTCAACTTTGTTAACTCAGGATTGTGGTAATTGTGTTTAGGTGCATATCGATATTTGTTTGGCTCTATTGTGAGGGAATTTAGAAAACAAGTTTAGCTAAGTGGTACTACCATGTTAGACTTTGTCAAAAACTAACCGAGGTTGATTTTGagaaacttgcatattttatgattaaaactACATCGGTTATTGTCAACACCACTCTATGTATCTGAACAatgaaatgtgattttttatcatgactggtgtagacatagaCAATTATTGCGCTACATTTCTCTACAGCGTATAATGTGAACATGATGaaatttaaagtattttatccaactatataatattatcttatcaaTATACTATTATGTTATTTCATTGTATATCAAAAAATCCTGAGGCATAagattatgtttttcttttgttacgGTTACTACCATGATATATAATGGTGGCCTCTGTTATGGCCATGCCAGGGGTATATAATTTGGCCTATGTTCTAACCTTGCTATGGGTGTAAAATGACGGCCTTTGTTCTCGTCTTGCCATGAGTATAAAATGGCATATGTTCTAATTAACCTTGCCACAGATATAAAATGGTGGCCTATATCCTGACCTCGCCATACATGTAAACTGGTGGCATCTGTTCCGAGTGTAATCACTTTGGTGACAAACTGATTTATATTCTACTTGGTTATTTGCAtaatgcacaaccctatcatTGGGATAAACATAACATCTATTCTGAGTGTGATCACTTTGGTAACACAGTGATTTATGATCACTTTGGTGACTTTGGCATCTATTCTCAAGCTGAAGGGCTGAGGGACGTGTGACATGCATTGAGACTCTGACCATACAATATGCCATCATTAAAGACAAGTCTGGcttgtttggaagatgggataatttcatttcatctcatctaatctcatctcatttccttctcaaacattattcaaacacaaatatttttcaatttttaatttttaattttttcatctaattattacataatcattacaattttctcaaacttctaaataaaacacaaaaaataattcaacttttttaaatctcaaaacaaaaataataataatatattcttataatattttaactttataatatttttattcaactttctctatctacttttctaaaatttcataaaataatataatattttcactattatttacaaaccatttgATCATTACTATTTACACAGATCTtgatcatttcatttcctttccacacatccactaattttttttttttttttttttttttgagttgaaaGGTTGTAACAAAGGAACTCTAGACAAAATCTAATTTAAGCACAACTAATTATTACACGCAGAAGTAATCAATGCTGAGAGAGAAGGTTTTCCATGGAATGGGTGGGACTACAAAGAGCCTCCAAAGGCTTTTCCTTTGACAGAAGATATCCTGAAGCTGGGTTCATGTCCACCATCTCCTTGTCAAGCCTCTCCCAGTCAAAGCACTGAATGAGTCCACCAAGGGCCAGTAAAATTACCCGTTGGGCCATGCCAGCACCGGGACATACCCTCCGCCCAATCCCAAATGGAATGAATCTGAAACCCTCTCTTTCTCCGTTGAATCCTTCAAATCTCTCTGGCTTAAAGTTGTTGGGCTCCTCCCATTGCTTGGGATCCCGATGCACAGCCCATGCATTCGCCAATAGTGTTGTCCCTTTTGGTACTGTATAACCCCCAACGGAGCAATCCTCTGCAGAACAATGAGGTAATAAAAGTGGCGTTGGAGGATAGAGTCTAAGTGTCTCGTTGACAACAGAACGAAGATAGGGAAGCTTGTCAAGATCAGAGTCATTCAGCAAGCGCCCATGCCCAACTTGGTTTACAATCTCCGCTTTAACCTTCTGCAATACCTCTGGATGATTTAGCAAAAGTGACATTGCCCACTCCATGGTTGTAGCTGTTGTATCTGTTCCCGCGGTGAACATCACCTGAAGCATTAATGTTCTAGCAAAGTTATGATTAATTCTCAGGTAAAACTCTAAGCCACTCACGATTTCTTGGAGCTAGAAGCTAGATCTAAGTAGTACTTTAAAGGCCCTATCtcaagaaaatttattaatttatatgacTTCCAGCAGATCACCTGATACTTTCCATCCTATAATAAGATATTATGACATTAAAATTggtaatataaaaaagaaatcgacACAAAAATTAATAGGCTTCTAGTGCCAACCGAGAAATTTACTTGAATAGCttgaatagttttaaatgtcaCGAGATCATCCACTATATGATTGAAAATGAGCTGTAAAACACTCGTAAAGAAATTGTAAGGTTATCCCATTTTATATTATCACTCACCAGAACGATGCTTTTAACGACAACATCGGAATAAAATTCACTTTCTGAGTCATGAAGAGACAATAGAGATTCAATCAGAGTCCTCTTCTCATTTTTTGAATGACTGGTCTTCATTTGTTTGATCTCTTCAATCAAGTTGGTCAAAAATCTATCCCTCTTCCAT encodes the following:
- the LOC121242899 gene encoding cytochrome P450 81C13-like, whose translation is MENLFSYLAFFFFVILIIKLLYQYPNPNLPPSPFSLPIIGHFHLLKQPVYQSLKTLSLKYGPVLFLKFGSRPVLVVSSPSMVEECFAKNDIIFANRPRTMAGDILTYNSIVVAWTPYGHLWRNLRRIVNLHIFSKKSLQNFSIIREEEVYSLLRMVFKVSKRDPQKVEFRYFSSLLMFNVIMRMVTGKPCVGEEAASTDLGKQQLKDIKGIIFAFLSMNICDHFPILRRVGYKGLEKSMVRLQWKRDRFLTNLIEEIKQMKTSHSKNEKRTLIESLLSLHDSESEFYSDVVVKSIVLVMFTAGTDTTATTMEWAMSLLLNHPEVLQKVKAEIVNQVGHGRLLNDSDLDKLPYLRSVVNETLRLYPPTPLLLPHCSAEDCSVGGYTVPKGTTLLANAWAVHRDPKQWEEPNNFKPERFEGFNGEREGFRFIPFGIGRRVCPGAGMAQRVILLALGGLIQCFDWERLDKEMVDMNPASGYLLSKEKPLEALCSPTHSMENLLSQH